In Strigops habroptila isolate Jane chromosome 4, bStrHab1.2.pri, whole genome shotgun sequence, a single genomic region encodes these proteins:
- the INAFM2 gene encoding putative transmembrane protein INAFM2 — protein sequence MKEKEAGAERGKPATYTGEKKARMAAKTNKKWVRLATVLAYVLSVSLAAIVLAVYYSLIWQPVRGGSGPGPAAATASQPRAAPPGPAASPPPGPTRDAPPRPAPGPTDMDTDRSDASPPPPPPGAEAGTAGGP from the coding sequence ATGAAGGAGAAGGAGGCGGGGGCGGAGCGGGGCAAGCCCGCCACTTACACCGGCGAGAAGAAGGCGCGCATGGCGGCCAAGACCAACAAGAAGTGGGTGCGCCTGGCCACTGTGCTGGCCTACGTCCTCTCCGTCTCGCTGGCCGCCATCGTCCTCGCCGTCTATTACAGCCTCATCTGGCAGCCGGTGCGCGGCGGCTCCGGCCCCGGCCCTGCAGCCGCCACCGCCTCgcagccccgcgccgcgccgccgggccccgcggcCAGCCCGCCGCCCGGCCCCACGCGGGACGCGCCGCCGCGACCCGCACCCGGCCCCACGGACATGGACACGGACCGTTCGGACGCGtcgccgccgcctccgccgcccGGGGCCGAGGCGGGTACTGCGGGCGGCCCCTGA